A genomic region of Stenotrophomonas sp. NA06056 contains the following coding sequences:
- the atpE gene encoding F0F1 ATP synthase subunit C, with protein MYFAVLTNLAQVQSSTVLAVGIMIGLAALGAGLGLAIMAGKFLESAARQPELIPVLQVRMFITAGLIDAAFIISVAVGLLFAFANPMVGEFVSRLPAIAG; from the coding sequence ATGTACTTCGCCGTCCTGACCAATCTCGCCCAAGTTCAGAGCTCCACCGTCCTCGCCGTCGGCATCATGATCGGCCTGGCCGCGCTGGGCGCTGGCCTGGGTCTGGCCATCATGGCTGGTAAGTTCCTGGAGTCGGCCGCGCGCCAGCCGGAGCTGATCCCGGTCCTGCAGGTCCGTATGTTCATCACCGCCGGCCTGATCGACGCCGCCTTCATCATCTCGGTCGCCGTTGGCCTGCTGTTCGCCTTCGCCAACCCGATGGTCGGCGAGTTCGTCTCGCGCCTGCCGGCAATCGCTGGCTGA
- a CDS encoding F0F1 ATP synthase subunit B, with protein MDIGFTLIAQALAFAALIWLIATKIWPPLMNAIEERQQKIAEGLAAADRSQKDLAQAQDKVNEALKEARTKANEIIDQAHARANQIVDAARNEAVAEATRQKDLAQAEIDAAANRAREDLRKQVSALAVTGAEKLLKREIDANAHKALLDELASEI; from the coding sequence ATGGATATCGGTTTTACCCTCATCGCCCAGGCCCTGGCCTTTGCCGCCCTGATCTGGCTCATCGCGACCAAGATCTGGCCGCCGCTGATGAACGCGATCGAAGAGCGCCAGCAGAAGATCGCTGAAGGCCTCGCTGCTGCCGACCGCAGCCAGAAAGATCTGGCCCAGGCGCAGGACAAGGTCAATGAAGCGCTGAAGGAAGCCCGCACCAAGGCCAACGAGATCATCGACCAGGCCCATGCGCGTGCCAACCAGATCGTCGACGCGGCCCGCAACGAAGCTGTTGCCGAAGCCACCCGTCAGAAGGACCTGGCCCAGGCCGAAATCGACGCCGCCGCCAATCGTGCCCGTGAAGATCTGCGCAAGCAGGTGTCCGCGCTGGCCGTGACCGGTGCCGAAAAGCTGCTCAAGCGCGAAATCGACGCCAACGCCCACAAGGCGCTGCTCGACGAGCTGGCCTCGGAGATTTAA
- a CDS encoding F0F1 ATP synthase subunit delta: protein MSQALTLARPYARAAFATARDEGAFAPWSDALAFSAHVAADPRVAALLANPELGRDDAVALLAPESRGETYSRFLAVLAESHRLPLLPEIAGMFDALRAEAEHVVKATVTSAAELSVAELDAIKAALRKRFNREVEVATAVDASLIGGAVIDAGDVVIDGSLKGKLARLQTALAN, encoded by the coding sequence ATGAGCCAGGCCCTCACGCTTGCCCGCCCGTACGCCCGCGCCGCCTTCGCGACCGCGCGTGACGAAGGCGCGTTCGCGCCGTGGTCGGACGCTTTGGCGTTCTCCGCCCACGTCGCCGCCGACCCGCGCGTGGCGGCCCTGCTCGCCAACCCGGAGCTGGGTCGCGATGACGCCGTCGCCCTGCTGGCGCCGGAGTCCCGCGGCGAGACCTACTCGCGCTTCCTGGCTGTGCTTGCCGAATCGCATCGTCTGCCGCTGCTGCCGGAAATCGCTGGCATGTTCGACGCGCTGCGCGCCGAGGCCGAGCACGTGGTCAAGGCCACCGTGACCTCCGCGGCCGAGCTGTCGGTTGCCGAGCTGGACGCGATCAAGGCCGCGCTGCGCAAGCGCTTCAACCGCGAGGTCGAAGTGGCCACCGCGGTCGACGCCTCGCTGATCGGCGGCGCTGTGATCGACGCCGGCGACGTGGTCATCGATGGTTCGCTGAAGGGCAAGCTGGCCCGTCTGCAGACCGCGCTCGCTAACTGA